Proteins from a genomic interval of Terriglobales bacterium:
- a CDS encoding histidine kinase dimerization/phospho-acceptor domain-containing protein → MNQDTVLIIADEAEFPRNVMGRWQAERKVPAFTLVGSESWKGARQASYDLALVGGIRNGRLAMVLDSLDSSSSPTIYVPADDQSASAMRTSHPKLLILPQHDGWLDALILLSTEALRHAEAAARARRAEEASSQDRRHATLGRYMLEQRHSMNNALTSVLGNAELLLLEPGALNAEVREQVETMHSMALRMHEIMQRFSSLESELAFAEKESQRETKAQSQRAATGT, encoded by the coding sequence GTGAACCAGGACACTGTACTGATCATCGCCGACGAGGCCGAGTTCCCAAGGAACGTGATGGGCCGGTGGCAGGCCGAGCGCAAGGTGCCGGCTTTCACCCTGGTCGGCAGCGAGTCATGGAAGGGGGCGCGGCAGGCGTCGTACGACCTGGCGCTGGTCGGCGGGATCCGCAACGGGCGGCTCGCCATGGTGCTCGACTCGCTCGATTCGTCTTCGTCTCCGACCATCTACGTGCCGGCGGACGACCAGTCGGCGTCGGCGATGCGCACCAGCCATCCGAAGCTCCTCATCCTGCCGCAGCACGACGGCTGGCTCGACGCCCTGATCCTGCTCTCCACCGAGGCGCTGCGGCATGCCGAGGCGGCCGCGCGCGCACGCCGGGCGGAAGAGGCTTCCTCGCAGGACCGCCGCCACGCCACGCTGGGACGCTACATGCTCGAGCAGCGCCACAGCATGAACAACGCGCTGACCTCGGTGCTAGGCAACGCCGAGCTGCTCTTGCTGGAACCCGGGGCGTTGAACGCCGAGGTGCGGGAACAGGTCGAGACCATGCACTCGATGGCACTGCGGATGCACGAGATCATGCAGCGGTTCTCGTCGCTGGAGAGCGAGTTGGCCTTCGCTGAGAAAGAGTCTCAACGTGAGACGAAGGCGCAGTCTCAGCGCGCCGCGACGGGCACGTAG
- a CDS encoding response regulator, whose translation MKKILIVDDSQAEIKLMQSVLQAAGYWPVAINDPMKVEQTIESERPNLILLDVVMPQRNGFQVCRELKASAQYGRIPVVLVSSKNTDSDKFWAKQQGADDYVVKPWKKEALLEVVQRLA comes from the coding sequence ATGAAGAAGATTCTGATCGTCGACGACTCGCAGGCCGAGATCAAGCTGATGCAGAGTGTGCTGCAGGCGGCGGGGTATTGGCCGGTGGCCATCAACGACCCGATGAAGGTCGAGCAGACCATCGAGAGCGAGCGGCCGAACCTGATCCTGCTGGACGTGGTGATGCCGCAACGCAACGGCTTTCAGGTGTGCCGCGAGCTGAAGGCGAGCGCCCAGTACGGGCGCATCCCGGTCGTGCTGGTGAGCTCGAAGAACACCGACAGCGACAAGTTCTGGGCGAAGCAGCAGGGCGCCGACGATTACGTGGTGAAGCCGTGGAAGAAGGAAGCGCTGCTCGAGGTAGTGCAGCGCCTGGCGTAG
- a CDS encoding chemotaxis protein CheW encodes MPEENPQLEPMQAEADGGAIPPEFAEQLPEHQYCVFRAGRERFCLLVLDVDEVVEWPRVTRVPLAPPFLMGVFNLRGSIVPLIDIAFTEGRRADLAPKHVVVARMKGEGDRDDLRLGIAADEVIGTYTTTDTLLVDEAPRDVPHCCGMLRHEDRLALALDLKRVTEAFPVGVI; translated from the coding sequence ATGCCGGAAGAGAATCCCCAACTCGAGCCGATGCAGGCGGAAGCAGACGGCGGAGCGATCCCGCCGGAGTTCGCCGAGCAACTGCCGGAGCACCAGTACTGCGTGTTCCGCGCGGGACGCGAGCGCTTCTGCCTGTTGGTGCTCGACGTGGACGAAGTGGTGGAGTGGCCGCGGGTGACGCGGGTGCCGCTGGCGCCGCCGTTCCTGATGGGGGTGTTCAACCTGCGCGGCTCGATCGTGCCGCTGATCGACATCGCGTTCACCGAGGGCCGGCGCGCGGACCTCGCGCCCAAGCACGTGGTGGTGGCGCGGATGAAGGGCGAGGGCGACCGGGACGACCTGCGGCTGGGCATCGCGGCGGACGAAGTGATCGGCACCTACACCACCACCGACACGCTGCTGGTGGACGAGGCGCCGCGCGACGTGCCTCACTGCTGCGGCATGTTGCGGCACGAAGATCGTTTGGCGCTGGCTTTGGATCTGAAGCGCGTGACCGAGGCATTTCCGGTCGGCGTGATCTGA
- a CDS encoding HAMP domain-containing methyl-accepting chemotaxis protein, translating into MKGRLSSTIWMLVAMNLAGMFLVLLLGYWAGGWAKGLPFLDAFSISDAGKDLLGALLVIAIVGIGSGIMLANKVLTPVKELVEVSEKLAAGEYRSAKADVQSNDDFGLIADNLNRSTERVSKAVFNQEAQETLQRSVTEFLTITSQIARGDLTLRGKVTNDALGNVVDSVNYMLDNFAKVLERVRKAAIDVSSSANEILLSAEEMSHGANQQDQEITNTSSAVEELTVSMKQVSNNAEASAEAARRALDAAEQGNRAVRDTLEGMQRIRASVQATAKKIKSLGDRSLEISEIINVINDITEQTNLLALNAAIEAARAGEAGRGFAVVADEVRKLAEHSRNATKDIAALIKAIQAETNEAVVVMEEGTKEVEVGARLADQAGKALEAISSVVRQSAELVQEISLASKQQVRGTEGVANAMQIISNITRQTSQGARQTARTVENMVKLSEQLNEALSQFRVSANAERADMAAAARR; encoded by the coding sequence ATGAAAGGTCGGTTGAGTTCGACCATCTGGATGCTGGTGGCGATGAACCTGGCGGGGATGTTCCTGGTCCTGCTGCTCGGGTACTGGGCGGGCGGCTGGGCGAAGGGCTTGCCCTTCCTGGACGCCTTCAGCATCAGCGACGCGGGCAAGGACCTGCTGGGCGCGTTGCTGGTGATCGCCATCGTCGGGATCGGCAGCGGCATCATGCTGGCGAACAAGGTGCTGACGCCGGTGAAGGAGCTGGTCGAGGTGTCGGAGAAGCTGGCGGCGGGCGAGTACCGCAGCGCGAAGGCCGACGTGCAGTCGAATGACGACTTCGGGCTGATCGCCGACAACCTGAACCGCTCGACCGAGCGGGTGTCGAAGGCCGTCTTCAACCAGGAGGCGCAGGAGACGCTGCAGCGCAGCGTGACCGAGTTCCTGACGATCACGAGCCAGATCGCGCGCGGCGACCTGACGCTGCGCGGCAAGGTGACGAACGACGCGCTCGGCAACGTGGTCGACTCCGTGAACTACATGCTCGACAACTTCGCGAAGGTGCTGGAGCGGGTGCGCAAGGCCGCCATCGACGTGAGCTCGAGCGCGAACGAGATCCTGCTTTCGGCCGAGGAGATGAGCCACGGCGCGAACCAGCAGGACCAGGAGATCACGAACACGTCGTCGGCGGTGGAAGAGCTCACGGTCTCGATGAAGCAGGTGTCGAACAACGCGGAAGCGTCGGCGGAAGCCGCGCGGCGCGCGCTCGACGCCGCGGAGCAGGGCAACCGCGCCGTGCGCGACACGCTGGAAGGGATGCAGCGCATCCGCGCGTCGGTGCAGGCGACGGCGAAGAAGATCAAGTCGCTGGGCGACCGCTCGCTGGAGATCAGCGAGATCATCAACGTGATCAACGACATCACCGAGCAGACGAACCTGCTGGCGCTCAACGCGGCCATCGAGGCGGCGCGCGCGGGGGAGGCGGGCCGCGGCTTCGCGGTGGTCGCCGACGAGGTCCGCAAGCTGGCCGAGCACTCGCGCAACGCCACCAAGGACATCGCGGCGCTGATCAAGGCCATCCAGGCGGAGACGAACGAAGCGGTGGTCGTGATGGAGGAAGGCACCAAGGAAGTGGAAGTGGGGGCGCGGCTGGCGGACCAGGCCGGCAAGGCGCTGGAAGCCATCTCCTCGGTCGTCCGCCAATCGGCGGAGCTGGTGCAGGAGATCTCGCTCGCGTCGAAGCAGCAGGTGCGCGGCACGGAAGGCGTGGCGAACGCGATGCAGATCATCTCGAACATCACGCGGCAGACCTCGCAGGGCGCGCGCCAGACGGCGCGCACGGTGGAGAACATGGTGAAGCTCTCCGAGCAGTTGAACGAGGCGCTGTCGCAGTTCCGCGTCTCGGCGAACGCGGAGCGGGCGGACATGGCCGCCGCCGCGCGCCGGTAG
- a CDS encoding protein-glutamate O-methyltransferase CheR: MLEKNNQAATVSDHELSEIRALIEKRSGILFDSSRERFFSTRVREHMTAKRLAHGLDLIRAMKSSNVEYDSLLERLLTQETSFFRYPDVHAALERKVLPELHMKKFWENPRSLRIWSAGCATGEEPYSIAMSICETLEFAEAWNIHILATDISRQALQAAERGVYSRRELGSMDRALIELYFSKLGDQFMVKPKIRNMVTFAPMNLAQVVYMGRFDCIFCMNVLIYFSDERRAQLIQRFYEYLEPGGYLFLGHAESIAKTGVQFEAIVQGDSLYYQKPAAGVGKRAAAAAEQESV, translated from the coding sequence ATGCTAGAGAAGAACAACCAAGCCGCCACCGTCTCGGACCACGAGTTGTCGGAGATCCGCGCGCTGATCGAGAAGCGCTCGGGCATCCTGTTCGACAGCTCGCGCGAGCGCTTCTTTTCGACGCGCGTGCGCGAACACATGACGGCGAAGCGGCTGGCGCACGGGCTCGACCTGATCCGCGCGATGAAGTCGTCGAACGTGGAGTACGACTCGCTGCTGGAGCGGCTGCTCACGCAGGAAACCTCGTTCTTCCGCTATCCCGACGTGCATGCCGCGCTCGAGCGCAAGGTGCTGCCCGAGCTGCACATGAAGAAGTTCTGGGAGAACCCGCGCTCGCTGCGCATCTGGAGCGCGGGCTGCGCCACCGGGGAGGAGCCGTATTCGATCGCGATGTCCATCTGCGAGACGCTGGAGTTCGCCGAGGCGTGGAACATCCACATCCTGGCGACCGACATCTCGCGGCAGGCGCTGCAGGCGGCGGAGCGCGGCGTGTACTCGCGGCGCGAACTGGGGTCGATGGACCGCGCGCTGATCGAGCTGTACTTCTCGAAACTCGGCGACCAGTTCATGGTCAAGCCGAAGATCCGGAACATGGTGACGTTCGCGCCCATGAACCTCGCGCAAGTCGTCTACATGGGGCGCTTCGACTGCATCTTCTGCATGAACGTCCTGATCTATTTCTCGGACGAGCGGCGGGCGCAGCTCATCCAGCGCTTCTACGAGTACCTCGAGCCGGGCGGCTACCTCTTCCTCGGGCACGCGGAATCGATCGCGAAGACGGGCGTGCAGTTCGAGGCGATCGTGCAGGGTGATTCGCTGTACTACCAGAAGCCGGCGGCGGGCGTGGGCAAGCGCGCGGCCGCGGCGGCCGAACAGGAGTCGGTGTGA
- a CDS encoding response regulator, translating into MSGPEHEFVEIFLQEASEHLQFLREYSGILQDPYPVPEDLERLYISAHTLAGTSGSYGYPLFAEVSGKLAHIFQYAMNATIGAEAAGPLVEFISEAIAVLESDLLMVSANGVEAGEDIAAFKQKYPFAFQAPEAVREEAAYVDEVASAMETAPEEAAPVAITELPQDGEVHDEILEFFVPEAEEHLQVVTECLLALEANPNPEDINRLFRAMHTIKGAAAQVGLLRISRVAHRAEDLVGRLRDGQLKPSAEIVDLCLESVDVLKKFLYRQWPDELTMQATFRTLMLRIGRLAPEEEEEGAPAPAVQPVEIAPAEQLAEPAPVAETLPEVAAPMHIEPARRELAPAAPAAEAKDEEETVLRREPVAMPQSKSVRIALERLDRMMNAVGELVINRTRMLGRVAELEKLADVLNFSKARMSDKVSEFTEKHEFSQLSTLQTRPKAEKGITFESPYRGGYSSYTHSYDSSLAEFSELEMDRYDDFNILSRSLSEISADITEVLTQLDGFVRRVDSDIDEFTKLAHRLQDEITQARMVPIGNLYTRISRTVRDAAKASNKQVELALAGAETELDNNIIQQISDPLVHLVRNSVAHGIEKHDDRYAAGKPDHGNIAVRAYHRGNHIYIEVEDDGRGIDYDRVRATAVEAGLVSQEDAERLSERDLTDLLFHPGFSTAPRKTELAGRGVGLDVVKANLSALNGEIEVETQKGHGTRFTLKVPLTLIISQALFVRCGEHTFALPLAFVEEIRRLRADEIEEVGGKLLTKVRDVVTEIVRLDAQLGLPEVEPVNGFYRLVLVNVAARQVGIVVEEVLRKDEIVIKNLGEYLRNMKMFPGATIAPDGSLILLVDVNRLVAGEAVERRPLMASPVAARIFAPGAAAVAKGEIPAAAIDEVAPEKVVVLADDSISVRKFVGRMLEKAGYRVKLASDGLEALEIVTQTRCDLVVTDLEMPRTNGYELIAHLRQSPETRHIPVMVVTSRAGAKHKDRAMHEGAAAFLTKPVQEDQFLAEVAQLIGAAGTQAKAAATS; encoded by the coding sequence GTGAGCGGGCCGGAACACGAATTCGTGGAGATCTTCCTGCAGGAAGCGAGCGAGCACCTGCAGTTCCTGCGGGAGTACTCCGGCATCCTGCAGGACCCGTACCCGGTCCCTGAGGACCTGGAGCGGCTCTACATCTCGGCGCACACGCTGGCAGGGACGTCCGGCAGCTACGGCTACCCGCTGTTCGCCGAGGTCAGCGGCAAGCTGGCGCACATCTTCCAGTACGCGATGAACGCGACCATCGGCGCGGAAGCCGCCGGGCCGCTGGTGGAGTTCATCTCGGAAGCGATCGCGGTGCTGGAAAGCGACCTGCTGATGGTGAGCGCGAACGGCGTGGAGGCGGGCGAGGACATCGCGGCGTTCAAGCAGAAGTACCCGTTCGCGTTCCAGGCGCCGGAGGCGGTGCGGGAAGAGGCGGCGTACGTGGACGAGGTCGCGAGCGCGATGGAGACCGCGCCGGAAGAGGCCGCGCCGGTCGCCATCACCGAACTGCCGCAGGACGGAGAGGTGCACGACGAGATCCTCGAGTTCTTCGTGCCGGAAGCCGAAGAGCACCTGCAAGTGGTGACCGAGTGCCTGCTGGCGCTCGAGGCGAACCCGAATCCGGAAGACATCAACCGGCTGTTCCGCGCGATGCACACCATCAAAGGCGCGGCAGCGCAAGTCGGGCTGCTGCGCATCTCGCGCGTGGCGCACCGCGCCGAGGACCTGGTCGGCCGCCTGCGCGACGGGCAGCTGAAGCCCTCGGCCGAGATCGTGGACCTCTGCCTCGAGTCGGTCGATGTCCTGAAGAAGTTCCTCTATCGCCAGTGGCCGGACGAGCTGACGATGCAGGCGACGTTCCGGACGCTGATGCTGCGCATCGGGCGGCTTGCGCCGGAAGAAGAGGAAGAGGGCGCGCCCGCGCCGGCGGTGCAGCCGGTGGAGATCGCGCCGGCGGAGCAGCTGGCGGAGCCGGCGCCCGTTGCCGAGACGCTTCCTGAAGTCGCGGCGCCGATGCACATCGAGCCCGCGCGGCGGGAGCTGGCGCCGGCAGCGCCAGCCGCGGAGGCAAAGGACGAGGAAGAGACCGTCCTGCGGCGCGAGCCCGTGGCGATGCCGCAGTCGAAGTCGGTGCGCATCGCGCTGGAGCGGCTGGACCGCATGATGAACGCGGTCGGCGAACTGGTCATCAACCGCACCCGCATGCTGGGCCGCGTCGCCGAGCTGGAGAAGCTGGCCGACGTGCTGAATTTCTCGAAGGCACGTATGTCCGACAAGGTGTCGGAGTTCACCGAGAAGCACGAGTTCTCGCAGCTCTCGACCTTGCAGACGAGGCCGAAGGCGGAGAAGGGGATCACGTTCGAATCGCCGTACCGCGGCGGCTACTCGAGCTACACACACTCCTACGATTCGTCGCTCGCCGAGTTCAGCGAGCTGGAGATGGACCGCTACGACGACTTCAACATCCTGTCGCGGTCGCTCTCCGAGATCTCCGCTGACATCACCGAGGTGCTGACGCAGCTCGACGGCTTCGTGCGCCGCGTGGATTCCGACATCGACGAGTTCACCAAGCTGGCGCACCGGCTGCAGGACGAGATCACGCAGGCGCGCATGGTGCCGATCGGGAACCTGTACACCCGCATCTCCCGCACGGTGCGCGACGCCGCGAAGGCGTCGAACAAGCAGGTGGAGCTGGCGCTCGCCGGCGCCGAGACCGAACTCGACAACAACATCATCCAGCAGATCTCCGACCCGCTGGTGCACCTGGTGCGGAACTCGGTGGCGCACGGCATCGAGAAGCACGACGACCGCTACGCGGCCGGCAAGCCTGACCACGGCAACATCGCGGTGCGGGCCTACCATCGCGGCAACCATATCTACATCGAGGTCGAGGACGACGGGCGCGGCATCGACTACGACCGCGTGCGCGCGACCGCGGTCGAAGCCGGACTCGTCAGCCAAGAAGACGCCGAGCGGCTCAGCGAGCGCGACCTGACCGACCTGCTCTTCCACCCGGGCTTCTCGACGGCGCCGCGCAAGACGGAGCTGGCCGGCCGCGGGGTCGGGCTCGACGTGGTGAAGGCCAACCTAAGCGCGCTCAACGGCGAGATCGAGGTGGAGACACAGAAGGGCCACGGGACGCGCTTCACCTTGAAGGTCCCGCTGACGCTCATCATCTCGCAGGCGCTGTTCGTGCGCTGCGGCGAGCACACCTTCGCGCTGCCCCTGGCGTTCGTCGAGGAGATCCGGCGGCTGCGCGCCGACGAGATCGAGGAAGTCGGCGGCAAGCTGCTGACCAAGGTGCGCGACGTGGTGACCGAGATCGTGCGGCTGGATGCGCAGCTCGGCCTGCCCGAGGTCGAGCCGGTGAACGGCTTCTACCGGCTGGTGCTGGTGAACGTGGCTGCGCGCCAGGTCGGCATCGTGGTGGAAGAGGTGCTCCGCAAAGACGAGATCGTGATCAAGAACCTGGGCGAGTACCTGCGGAACATGAAGATGTTCCCGGGCGCGACCATCGCGCCGGACGGCAGCCTGATCCTGCTGGTGGACGTGAACCGGCTGGTCGCGGGCGAGGCGGTGGAGCGGCGCCCGCTGATGGCGTCGCCGGTCGCGGCGCGCATCTTCGCGCCGGGCGCGGCCGCGGTCGCCAAGGGAGAGATCCCGGCCGCCGCCATCGACGAGGTGGCGCCGGAAAAAGTGGTGGTACTCGCCGACGATTCCATCAGCGTACGCAAATTCGTGGGTCGCATGCTCGAGAAGGCAGGCTACCGCGTGAAACTTGCGTCCGATGGACTCGAGGCTCTCGAGATCGTCACCCAGACTCGCTGCGATCTGGTGGTGACCGATCTCGAGATGCCTCGTACGAACGGATACGAACTGATCGCCCACCTGCGGCAATCGCCGGAGACGCGCCACATCCCGGTGATGGTGGTCACTTCGCGGGCGGGCGCGAAGCACAAAGATAGGGCGATGCACGAAGGCGCGGCGGCCTTCCTCACCAAGCCGGTGCAGGAAGACCAGTTCCTGGCGGAGGTGGCGCAGTTGATCGGCGCGGCCGGTACGCAGGCGAAAGCGGCGGCCACGAGTTAG
- a CDS encoding chemotaxis response regulator protein-glutamate methylesterase gives MAFDGKRIRVLIVDDSAFMRKVLQSIVSADPALEVCGEARDGKDAVDKVEQLMPDVITMDINMPHVDGLQATEVIMSKNPKPIVIVSSESRDGADITLKALELGAIDFVAKPSSGIDLDMNTVREELVRKLKLAAKVRVVRTAVRSKLQSEIASSAPRTEPAPKPIAVAAAAPASTRPAPSAAPNLSRTNGKFPVVVLAASTGGPQTLMNFIPRFPAGFAGAVILVQHMPGNFTSQFSQQLAEIAQIKVKEAEQGELLQPSVLYVCPGSHHLRVTQTGRITLDDGPRISGYRPCADVTLETVAQFAGPMSIGVVLTGMGNDAARGATLVKDAGGHVIAQDEATSIIFGMPAEAIKTGAVDQILPIDNVFHAIEKRVLYVFGAAKVGAL, from the coding sequence ATGGCGTTTGACGGCAAGCGAATCCGGGTGTTGATCGTGGACGACTCGGCGTTCATGCGCAAGGTGCTGCAGAGCATCGTGAGCGCGGACCCGGCGCTGGAGGTGTGCGGCGAGGCGCGCGACGGCAAGGACGCAGTCGACAAGGTCGAGCAGCTCATGCCCGACGTGATCACGATGGACATCAACATGCCGCACGTCGACGGCTTGCAGGCGACGGAAGTCATCATGTCGAAGAACCCCAAGCCGATCGTGATCGTGAGCTCGGAATCGCGCGACGGCGCCGACATCACGCTCAAGGCGCTGGAACTGGGCGCCATCGACTTCGTCGCCAAGCCCTCGAGCGGCATCGACCTCGACATGAACACGGTGCGCGAGGAGCTGGTGCGCAAGCTGAAGCTCGCGGCGAAAGTGCGCGTCGTCCGCACGGCGGTGCGCTCGAAGCTGCAGAGCGAGATCGCGAGCTCGGCGCCGCGCACCGAGCCGGCGCCGAAGCCGATCGCGGTGGCCGCCGCGGCTCCGGCGAGCACCCGGCCCGCGCCCTCCGCCGCTCCCAACCTGTCGCGCACCAACGGCAAGTTCCCGGTCGTGGTGCTGGCGGCCTCCACCGGCGGGCCGCAGACGCTGATGAACTTCATCCCGCGCTTCCCGGCGGGGTTTGCAGGCGCGGTGATCCTGGTGCAGCACATGCCGGGGAACTTCACCTCGCAGTTCTCCCAGCAGCTGGCGGAGATCGCCCAGATCAAGGTGAAGGAAGCGGAGCAGGGGGAATTGCTGCAGCCGAGCGTGCTCTACGTCTGCCCGGGCTCGCACCACCTGCGCGTCACGCAGACGGGGCGCATCACGCTCGACGACGGCCCGCGCATCTCGGGCTACCGCCCGTGCGCGGACGTGACGCTGGAGACGGTGGCGCAGTTCGCCGGGCCGATGTCGATCGGCGTGGTGCTGACCGGCATGGGCAATGACGCGGCGCGCGGCGCGACGCTCGTGAAGGACGCGGGCGGCCACGTCATCGCGCAGGACGAAGCGACGTCCATCATCTTCGGCATGCCCGCGGAAGCCATCAAGACCGGGGCGGTCGACCAGATCCTCCCGATCGACAACGTGTTCCACGCCATCGAGAAGCGGGTGCTCTACGTGTTCGGCGCCGCCAAGGTGGGTGCGCTGTGA
- a CDS encoding chemotaxis protein CheW has protein sequence MKRVEKKPRGRHEAVILFAVGNYTFAIAAQAVEEIRNTDGLRPLPAGVATARLAKFKHLLERDRKRYFVVDSNLHFRLFPSKATRLLVLRESAAAVLVDHTERITEITSLHALPRAFAGEERQWYRGIAMIQERVVPVVDPAAFMSKPEFTVLQAAVTGAEAAAKGKGAATA, from the coding sequence GTGAAGCGCGTGGAGAAGAAGCCGCGCGGCCGGCACGAAGCGGTCATCCTGTTCGCCGTCGGCAACTACACCTTCGCCATCGCGGCGCAGGCGGTGGAAGAGATTCGCAATACGGATGGATTGAGGCCGCTGCCGGCGGGAGTCGCGACCGCGCGGCTGGCAAAGTTCAAGCACCTGCTGGAGCGCGACCGGAAGAGGTATTTCGTGGTGGATTCGAACCTGCACTTCCGGCTGTTCCCGTCGAAAGCGACGCGGCTGCTGGTGCTGCGCGAGTCGGCGGCGGCGGTGTTGGTGGACCACACCGAGCGCATCACCGAGATCACGTCGCTGCACGCGCTGCCGCGCGCGTTCGCGGGCGAGGAGCGCCAGTGGTACCGCGGCATCGCGATGATCCAGGAGCGCGTGGTGCCGGTCGTCGACCCGGCCGCGTTCATGTCGAAACCGGAGTTCACCGTGCTGCAGGCGGCCGTGACGGGCGCCGAGGCGGCCGCGAAAGGGAAGGGCGCCGCCACCGCATGA
- a CDS encoding chemotaxis protein CheW, with protein sequence MTAKPNSFVLFPIGKKRFALPAAVVTELARPDREQSFPHTSKLLTGVLIRRGHIVPVCDVAPVLVGPDAPARKFFLIATRKFAGASEWTAIPVTGECELATTELLPPAGKLPKYVIGLLSFENEIVEVIELERLIGTEAAA encoded by the coding sequence ATGACCGCCAAGCCCAACTCGTTCGTGCTCTTCCCCATCGGCAAGAAGCGCTTCGCGCTGCCGGCGGCTGTGGTCACGGAGCTCGCTCGTCCGGACCGCGAGCAGAGCTTCCCGCACACGTCGAAGCTGCTGACCGGCGTGCTGATCCGCCGCGGCCACATCGTGCCGGTGTGCGACGTGGCGCCGGTGCTCGTCGGGCCGGACGCCCCCGCGCGCAAGTTCTTCCTCATCGCCACGCGCAAGTTCGCCGGCGCCAGCGAGTGGACCGCCATCCCGGTGACCGGCGAGTGCGAACTGGCCACCACCGAACTGCTGCCGCCGGCGGGCAAGCTGCCGAAGTACGTGATCGGACTGCTGTCGTTCGAGAACGAGATCGTGGAAGTGATCGAGCTGGAACGCCTGATCGGGACGGAGGCCGCGGCATGA
- a CDS encoding DUF4388 domain-containing protein, translating to MNAPTQATMAPKILVIDANVFFAKRLADALKKEGYEVNHATASAFALTSLEWDTPAAILCATNLREMGAFDLPKILHADIKTAHIPIIAVGDGGDQALMEAFRAGCDDYIDRRVGPESIASHVRSFLRSHEEGFQPTQMLTTTETALSGSLSHLDLPGVVQMLTHSRQTGALHVNAGTLDGIIFFDGGDVSHAEAGDMIGDDAVVHIVKNCNNSEVGVYKFVPGATAATRTVLRSATELMLDALREIDESEHGAAEGELQ from the coding sequence ATGAACGCCCCCACCCAGGCGACGATGGCGCCCAAGATCCTGGTGATCGACGCGAACGTGTTCTTCGCCAAGCGGCTGGCGGACGCGCTGAAGAAAGAAGGCTACGAGGTGAACCACGCGACCGCCTCGGCGTTCGCGCTGACCTCGCTGGAGTGGGACACGCCGGCGGCCATCCTGTGCGCGACGAACCTGCGCGAGATGGGCGCGTTCGACCTGCCGAAGATCCTGCACGCCGACATCAAGACGGCGCACATCCCGATCATCGCAGTGGGCGACGGCGGCGACCAGGCGCTGATGGAGGCGTTCCGCGCGGGCTGCGACGACTACATCGACCGGCGCGTGGGTCCGGAATCGATCGCGTCGCACGTGCGCAGTTTCCTGCGCTCGCACGAAGAAGGCTTCCAGCCGACGCAGATGCTGACCACCACGGAGACCGCGCTGAGCGGATCGCTCTCGCACCTCGACCTGCCGGGCGTGGTGCAGATGCTCACGCACTCGCGGCAGACCGGCGCGCTGCACGTGAACGCCGGCACGCTCGACGGGATCATCTTCTTCGACGGCGGCGACGTGTCGCACGCCGAAGCGGGCGACATGATCGGCGACGACGCCGTGGTCCACATCGTGAAGAACTGCAACAACAGCGAAGTCGGAGTCTACAAGTTCGTGCCGGGCGCGACCGCCGCGACCCGGACCGTCCTGCGCTCGGCCACGGAGCTGATGCTCGACGCGCTGCGTGAGATCGACGAGAGCGAGCACGGCGCGGCCGAAGGAGAACTGCA